A window from Trinickia violacea encodes these proteins:
- a CDS encoding glycine C-acetyltransferase, which yields MREPFLAHLRSTIDQIRADGFYKTERVIASPQSADVRLASGDGVLNFCANNYLGLANDARLVAAAKDGLDRDGFGMASVRFICGTQTVHKDLEQALSQFLRTDDCILYSSCFDANGGLFETLLDDSDAIISDELNHASIIDGVRLSKAKRYRYKNNDLADLEAKLKEADAAGARFKLIATDGVFSMDGIIADLKGICDLADRYGALVMVDDSHAVGFIGEHGRGTPEYCGVEGRVDIITGTLGKALGGASGGYVAARKEIVELLRQRSRPYLFSNTLTPSIAAASLKVLELLASDEGAELRRRVRANGEHFRSKMSAAGFTLVPGEHPIIPVMLGDAQVASRMADALLKEGVYVIGFSFPVVPKGRARIRTQMSAAHTSEQIDRAVDAFARVGRELGIIPAQA from the coding sequence ATGCGTGAACCCTTTCTCGCCCACCTGCGCAGCACGATCGACCAGATCCGCGCCGACGGGTTCTACAAGACCGAGCGCGTGATCGCGAGCCCGCAGTCGGCCGACGTGCGGCTCGCGAGCGGCGACGGCGTGCTGAACTTCTGCGCGAACAACTACCTCGGCCTCGCGAACGACGCGCGCCTGGTGGCCGCGGCGAAGGACGGGCTCGACCGCGACGGCTTCGGCATGGCTTCGGTGCGCTTCATTTGCGGCACGCAGACCGTGCACAAGGATTTGGAGCAGGCGCTGTCGCAATTCCTGCGCACCGACGACTGCATTCTCTATTCCAGCTGCTTCGACGCGAACGGCGGCCTGTTCGAAACGCTGCTCGACGACAGCGACGCGATCATCAGCGACGAGCTGAACCACGCGAGCATCATCGACGGCGTGCGCTTGTCGAAGGCGAAACGCTATCGCTACAAGAACAACGATCTCGCCGATCTCGAAGCGAAGCTGAAAGAGGCCGACGCGGCCGGCGCGCGCTTCAAGCTGATCGCAACCGACGGCGTGTTCTCGATGGACGGCATCATCGCCGACTTGAAGGGCATCTGCGACCTGGCCGACCGCTACGGCGCGCTGGTGATGGTCGACGACTCGCACGCGGTCGGCTTCATCGGCGAGCATGGACGCGGCACGCCGGAGTATTGCGGCGTCGAGGGCCGCGTCGACATCATCACGGGCACGCTCGGCAAGGCGCTCGGCGGCGCCTCGGGCGGCTATGTCGCCGCGCGCAAGGAAATCGTCGAGCTGCTGCGCCAGCGCTCGCGTCCGTATCTGTTCTCGAACACGCTCACGCCGAGCATCGCGGCGGCCTCGCTCAAGGTGCTCGAATTGCTCGCGAGCGATGAAGGCGCCGAGCTGCGCCGCCGCGTGCGCGCGAACGGCGAGCATTTCCGCAGCAAGATGAGCGCGGCGGGCTTCACGCTCGTGCCGGGCGAGCATCCGATCATTCCGGTGATGCTCGGCGACGCGCAAGTGGCGTCGCGTATGGCGGACGCGCTGCTGAAGGAAGGCGTCTACGTGATCGGCTTCTCGTTCCCGGTCGTGCCGAAGGGCCGCGCACGCATCCGCACGCAGATGAGCGCCGCACATACGAGCGAGCAGATCGATCGCGCCGTCGATGCGTTCGCGCGCGTCGGCCGCGAACTCGGCATTATTCCGGCCCAAGCCTAA
- a CDS encoding aldehyde dehydrogenase (NADP(+)), translating into MTLSGDLLIGGAAVRGQGLGFHAWNATTGEPLGPEFASATAGQLARACELAAEAFERYSETTSSERAAFLDEIADRIVAIGDELIERACAETGLPRARIEGERTRTVNQLKMFADLVREGSWHDVRIDHALPERRPLPRPDLRLRRVALGPVAVFGASNFPLAFSVAGGDTASALAAGCPVVVKAHGAHPGTSELVGRAVRDAVDACGLPPAVFSLLFDAGFEVGTALVRHPAIQAVGFTGSRSGGLALRAVANAREMPIPVYAEMSSVNPVFALPAALAVRGEPMAQAYVESLTLGSGQFCTNPGLLFAVKGAAFDRFVEVASEALAAKPAGVMLTQGIASAYAQGIERLCGMPGVRVLARGKTAGSEPGWRAQAALLLVEASELIARPALAHEVFGPSSVIVACDSVEQMIALARLLEGQLTATLQIDAADHAAARPLLTALQRVAGRVLANAFPTGVEVADAMVHGGPFPATSDVRSTSVGTAAIERFLRPVCYQGLPQDLLPPVLRDENPSRAARRIDGRLQLPA; encoded by the coding sequence ATGACCCTCTCCGGCGACCTACTCATCGGCGGCGCTGCCGTGCGCGGCCAAGGCTTAGGATTTCACGCATGGAACGCGACGACGGGCGAGCCGCTCGGCCCCGAATTCGCCAGTGCGACAGCCGGACAGCTCGCGCGCGCGTGCGAGCTTGCCGCCGAGGCATTCGAGCGCTACAGCGAAACGACCTCCAGCGAACGCGCTGCGTTTCTCGACGAGATCGCGGACCGCATCGTTGCCATCGGCGACGAACTCATCGAGCGCGCCTGCGCCGAGACCGGCTTGCCGCGTGCGCGCATCGAAGGTGAGCGCACGCGCACGGTCAATCAGTTGAAGATGTTTGCCGACTTGGTTCGCGAAGGCAGTTGGCATGACGTGCGCATCGATCACGCGCTGCCCGAACGCCGTCCGCTGCCGAGGCCCGATCTGCGTCTGCGGCGCGTTGCGCTCGGCCCGGTGGCCGTGTTCGGCGCGAGCAATTTCCCGTTGGCGTTCTCGGTTGCGGGTGGCGATACCGCATCGGCTCTTGCGGCGGGTTGTCCGGTGGTCGTGAAGGCGCATGGCGCGCATCCGGGCACGTCCGAATTGGTCGGACGTGCGGTGCGGGACGCCGTCGATGCGTGCGGGCTGCCGCCCGCCGTGTTCTCGCTGCTGTTCGATGCCGGTTTCGAAGTCGGCACGGCGCTCGTTCGGCACCCGGCGATTCAAGCGGTCGGCTTCACGGGTTCGCGTTCGGGCGGCCTCGCGCTGCGTGCCGTCGCGAATGCACGCGAGATGCCGATCCCGGTCTACGCGGAAATGAGCAGCGTCAATCCGGTATTCGCGCTGCCGGCGGCGCTCGCCGTGCGCGGCGAGCCGATGGCGCAGGCATATGTCGAATCGCTCACGCTCGGCAGCGGGCAGTTCTGCACGAACCCCGGCTTGCTGTTTGCCGTGAAGGGCGCGGCGTTCGATCGCTTTGTCGAGGTGGCGTCGGAGGCGCTCGCGGCGAAGCCGGCCGGCGTGATGCTGACGCAAGGCATCGCAAGCGCGTACGCACAGGGCATCGAACGGCTATGTGGCATGCCGGGCGTGCGCGTGCTGGCGCGCGGCAAGACGGCGGGCAGCGAGCCCGGTTGGCGTGCGCAGGCCGCGCTCTTGTTGGTCGAGGCTTCGGAGCTGATCGCGCGGCCGGCGCTGGCTCACGAAGTGTTTGGCCCGAGTTCGGTGATCGTCGCGTGCGACAGCGTCGAGCAGATGATCGCGCTCGCGCGTTTGCTCGAAGGTCAGTTGACCGCCACGCTGCAGATCGACGCGGCCGACCACGCCGCGGCGCGGCCGTTGTTGACCGCGCTGCAGCGCGTCGCCGGACGCGTGTTGGCGAATGCGTTTCCGACTGGCGTCGAAGTCGCCGATGCGATGGTGCACGGCGGCCCGTTTCCCGCAACCTCGGACGTGCGCTCGACCTCGGTCGGCACGGCGGCGATCGAGCGCTTCCTGCGCCCGGTCTGCTATCAGGGCTTGCCGCAGGATCTGCTGCCGCCCGTGCTGCGCGACGAGAACCCGTCGCGCGCGGCGCGGCGCATCGATGGCCGGCTGCAGTTGCCGGCTTGA
- a CDS encoding DUF1348 family protein — protein MSAAPESRPPLPPFTRETAIQKVRAAEDGWNTRDPERVSLAYTPQSVWRNRAEFVTGRAEIVQLLTRKWAKELDYRLIKELWAYTENRIAVRFAYEWHDDSGNWFRSYGNENWEFDEHGLMARRFACINDLPIREADRLYHWPLGRRPDDHPSLSDLGL, from the coding sequence ATGTCCGCTGCTCCCGAATCCCGTCCGCCGCTTCCGCCGTTCACGCGCGAAACTGCGATCCAGAAAGTGCGCGCTGCCGAAGACGGCTGGAATACGCGCGACCCCGAGCGCGTGTCGCTCGCTTACACGCCGCAAAGCGTCTGGCGCAACCGAGCGGAATTCGTCACTGGACGCGCCGAGATCGTCCAGCTCCTGACCCGCAAATGGGCGAAGGAATTGGACTATCGGTTGATCAAGGAGCTATGGGCGTACACCGAGAACCGCATCGCCGTGCGATTCGCTTACGAGTGGCATGACGATTCGGGCAATTGGTTTCGTTCATATGGCAACGAGAATTGGGAATTCGACGAGCATGGACTGATGGCGCGGCGTTTCGCGTGCATCAACGACCTGCCGATCCGCGAAGCCGATCGTCTCTATCACTGGCCGCTCGGACGCCGTCCCGACGACCATCCCAGCTTGTCCGATCTCGGGCTCTGA
- a CDS encoding IlvD/Edd family dehydratase, which yields MTNKQRKLRSAQWFGNADKNGFMYRSWMKNQGIPDHAFDGRPIIGICNTWSELTPCNAHFRKLAEHVKRGVFEAGGFPVEFPVFSNGESNLRPTAMFTRNLASMDVEESIRGNPIDAVVLLVGCDKTTPALLMGAASCDVPAIVVSGGPMLNGKHQGRDIGSGTVVWQLSEQVKAGKITLHEFMSAEAGMSRSAGTCNTMGTASTMACMAEALGVTLPHNAAIPAVDSRRYVLAHLSGMRIVEMALDDVRLSKLLTREAFENAIRVNAAIGGSTNAAIHLKAIAGRIGVELQLDDWTTIGRGTPTLVDLQPSGRYLMEEFYYAGGLPAVLRRLGEAGLLPHPDALTANGHTLWENSQAAPIYNDEVIRPLEKPLVPDGGLCVLRGNLAPNGAVLKPSAATPSLLKHRGRAVVFENFDDYKKRIADPELDVDATSVLVMKNCGPKGYPGMAEVGNMGLPPKLLAQGVTDMVRVSDARMSGTAYGTVVLHVAPEARAGGPLAIVRNGDWIELDCEAGLLHVEIDEVEIAARLKAWKDAQTRQPADASGYRQLYVEHVLQADEGCDFDFLVGCRGSDVPAHSH from the coding sequence ATGACCAACAAACAACGCAAGCTCCGCTCCGCCCAATGGTTCGGCAACGCCGATAAAAACGGCTTCATGTACCGCAGCTGGATGAAGAACCAGGGCATCCCCGATCACGCGTTCGACGGCCGGCCGATCATCGGCATCTGCAACACGTGGTCCGAGCTCACGCCGTGCAACGCGCACTTTCGCAAGCTCGCCGAGCACGTGAAGCGCGGGGTGTTCGAGGCGGGCGGCTTTCCCGTCGAATTCCCGGTGTTCTCGAACGGCGAATCGAACCTGCGGCCCACCGCGATGTTCACGCGCAACCTCGCGAGCATGGATGTCGAGGAGTCGATCCGCGGCAATCCGATCGATGCGGTCGTGCTGCTCGTCGGTTGCGACAAGACCACGCCGGCGCTCTTGATGGGCGCGGCCAGTTGCGACGTGCCCGCGATCGTGGTGTCGGGCGGGCCGATGCTCAACGGCAAGCATCAAGGGCGCGATATCGGTTCGGGCACGGTCGTGTGGCAACTGAGCGAGCAGGTGAAGGCGGGCAAGATCACGCTGCACGAGTTCATGTCGGCGGAGGCGGGCATGTCGCGCTCGGCGGGCACCTGCAACACGATGGGCACCGCCTCGACGATGGCCTGCATGGCCGAGGCGCTCGGCGTCACGCTGCCGCACAACGCGGCGATTCCGGCGGTCGATTCGCGCCGTTATGTGCTCGCGCATCTGTCGGGCATGCGCATTGTCGAGATGGCGCTCGACGATGTGCGGCTCTCCAAGCTCCTTACGCGCGAGGCGTTCGAGAACGCGATTCGTGTGAACGCGGCGATCGGCGGCTCGACCAACGCGGCGATTCACTTGAAGGCGATCGCGGGGCGCATCGGCGTCGAGCTGCAATTGGACGACTGGACGACGATCGGACGCGGCACGCCGACGCTCGTCGATTTGCAGCCCTCGGGGCGCTATCTGATGGAGGAGTTCTATTACGCCGGGGGCTTGCCTGCGGTGCTGCGGCGGTTGGGCGAAGCGGGGCTGCTGCCGCATCCGGATGCGCTGACGGCGAACGGCCATACGCTCTGGGAGAACAGCCAAGCCGCGCCGATCTACAACGACGAGGTGATTCGGCCGCTGGAGAAGCCACTCGTGCCGGATGGGGGGCTGTGCGTGCTAAGAGGCAATCTCGCGCCGAACGGCGCGGTGCTCAAACCATCGGCCGCAACGCCATCTCTCCTGAAGCATCGCGGCCGCGCGGTGGTGTTCGAGAACTTCGACGACTACAAGAAGCGCATCGCCGATCCCGAGCTCGACGTCGATGCGACTTCCGTGCTCGTCATGAAGAACTGCGGGCCGAAGGGTTATCCGGGCATGGCCGAGGTCGGCAACATGGGCCTGCCGCCGAAACTGCTCGCGCAAGGGGTGACCGATATGGTGCGCGTCTCCGATGCGCGCATGAGCGGCACGGCGTACGGCACGGTGGTGCTGCACGTGGCCCCCGAAGCGCGCGCCGGCGGCCCGCTCGCCATCGTGCGCAATGGCGACTGGATCGAGCTCGATTGCGAAGCGGGCCTCCTACATGTCGAGATCGACGAGGTGGAAATTGCCGCGCGGCTGAAAGCATGGAAGGATGCGCAAACGCGCCAGCCGGCCGATGCGAGCGGCTACCGCCAGCTTTACGTCGAGCACGTGCTGCAAGCCGACGAGGGCTGCGACTTCGATTTCCTGGTCGGCTGCCGCGGGTCAGACGTGCCGGCACATTCGCATTGA
- the tdh gene encoding L-threonine 3-dehydrogenase: MKALAKLERAPGLTLTRVKKPEVGHNDVMIRIKRTAICGTDIHIWKWDDWAQKTIPVPMHVGHEYVGEIVEMGQEVRGFELGDRVSGEGHITCGFCRNCRAGRRHLCRNTVGVGVNREGAFAEYLVIPAFNAFKIPPEISDDLAAIFDPFGNATHTALSFNLVGEDVLITGAGPIGVMAVAIAKHVGARNVVITDVNDYRLELARKMGATRAVNISRESLRDVMSDLHMTEGFDVGLEMSGVPSAFTGMLEAMNHGGKVALLGIPPAQTAIDWNQVIFKGLEIKGIYGREMFETWYKMVAMLQSGLDLSPILTHRFAVDDYEKAFATMLSGESGKVILDWTV, from the coding sequence ATGAAAGCACTAGCCAAACTCGAACGCGCTCCGGGCCTGACGCTCACGCGCGTGAAGAAACCCGAAGTCGGCCACAACGACGTGATGATTCGCATCAAGCGCACGGCGATCTGCGGCACCGACATCCACATCTGGAAGTGGGACGACTGGGCGCAAAAGACGATTCCTGTGCCGATGCACGTCGGCCATGAATATGTCGGCGAGATCGTCGAAATGGGCCAGGAAGTGCGCGGCTTCGAGCTGGGCGATCGCGTGTCGGGCGAAGGCCACATCACCTGTGGCTTCTGCCGGAACTGTCGCGCGGGGCGCCGGCATTTGTGCCGCAATACGGTCGGCGTCGGCGTGAATCGCGAAGGCGCGTTCGCCGAATATCTCGTGATTCCCGCGTTCAACGCGTTCAAGATTCCGCCTGAGATCTCCGACGATCTCGCCGCGATCTTCGATCCGTTCGGCAATGCGACGCATACGGCGCTGTCGTTCAATCTCGTCGGCGAGGACGTGCTGATCACGGGCGCGGGGCCGATCGGCGTCATGGCGGTGGCGATCGCGAAGCACGTCGGCGCGCGCAACGTCGTCATCACCGATGTCAACGACTACCGGCTCGAACTCGCGCGCAAGATGGGCGCGACGCGCGCGGTCAACATTTCGCGCGAGTCGCTGCGCGACGTGATGTCGGATCTCCATATGACGGAGGGCTTCGACGTCGGCCTCGAAATGTCCGGCGTGCCGAGCGCGTTCACGGGCATGCTCGAGGCGATGAACCACGGCGGCAAGGTCGCGCTGCTCGGCATCCCGCCCGCGCAAACGGCGATCGACTGGAATCAGGTGATCTTCAAGGGCCTCGAAATCAAAGGCATCTATGGACGCGAGATGTTCGAGACCTGGTACAAGATGGTCGCGATGCTGCAAAGCGGGCTCGACCTGTCGCCGATCCTGACGCACCGTTTCGCGGTCGACGACTACGAAAAGGCGTTTGCGACGATGCTCTCGGGGGAAAGCGGAAAGGTCATTCTAGATTGGACCGTTTAA
- a CDS encoding VOC family protein has protein sequence MSASSAVKPIPEGMHSLTPHLVCAGAAEAIAFYIKAFNAIEGVRLPAPNGKIMHASLKIGDSTLFLFDEMPEHGALGPKSLKGSPVTIHLYVENVDATVERAVAAGAKVTMPVADMFWGDRYGQIEDPFGHRWSVATHVRDVSPEEMQKAMANASCGQG, from the coding sequence ATGTCCGCTTCATCCGCCGTCAAGCCGATTCCCGAAGGCATGCATTCCCTGACCCCGCACCTCGTCTGCGCGGGGGCCGCCGAGGCCATCGCGTTCTACATCAAAGCCTTCAACGCCATCGAAGGAGTGCGCCTGCCCGCGCCGAACGGCAAGATCATGCACGCATCGCTGAAGATCGGCGATTCGACGCTTTTTCTCTTCGACGAAATGCCCGAGCACGGCGCGCTTGGGCCGAAGAGCCTGAAGGGCTCGCCTGTCACCATTCATCTGTATGTCGAAAACGTCGATGCGACGGTCGAGCGCGCCGTGGCCGCCGGCGCCAAGGTCACGATGCCTGTCGCCGACATGTTCTGGGGCGACCGCTATGGTCAGATCGAAGATCCGTTCGGGCACCGGTGGTCGGTCGCGACGCACGTGCGCGACGTCAGCCCCGAGGAGATGCAAAAGGCGATGGCCAACGCCTCTTGCGGGCAGGGTTGA
- a CDS encoding methyl-accepting chemotaxis protein yields the protein MLKGLTIRASMTLVIAVFFAILIVVSAAGVGALKLSNDALREMYESDTSALVALKTSDALLQRARVSLDSYQALYGLGDPEPDLLTAARQNIAESDRAFERFVALQSRYPDSQAATHQLKDQRRAVLDKAVLPGLDALEHMSFSDFKALQGKDTQVLAQAYQASMTARENAVMDGQRARYADAQTRFKTMIAALAATSLVALAIGIFARAMLIGVVVRPVAQVMSHLRRIASGDLCGEVRIEHRNELGALLADVKTMQDALVDTVRSVRTSTESISGGAQEIASGSADLSRRTEQQAASLERTAASMEQLTSTVKRNADNADKASKQALHASDTAAAGGQVVSDVVRTMQGISIHSSKIAEIVGLIDSIAFQTNILALNAAVEAARAGELGRGFAVVASEVRSLAQRSAHAAKEIKQLIDDTVGKIAEGSALADRAGHTMTDIVVSVRSVSELMTEIFAAVREQSQGIEEVNLAVMQMDTTTQQNAALVEEATAAAKSLEEQAVALSHAVAVFKLDSGHALTETLPPLLPRPA from the coding sequence ATGCTCAAAGGTCTCACCATCCGCGCGAGCATGACGCTCGTCATCGCCGTGTTTTTCGCCATCCTGATCGTCGTGAGCGCGGCGGGCGTCGGCGCGCTGAAGCTCAGCAACGACGCCCTGCGCGAGATGTACGAAAGCGATACGAGCGCGCTGGTGGCGCTCAAGACGAGCGACGCGCTGCTGCAGCGCGCCCGCGTATCGCTCGACAGCTACCAGGCCCTCTACGGCCTCGGCGACCCCGAGCCGGATTTGCTGACAGCGGCCCGCCAGAACATCGCCGAATCCGACCGCGCCTTCGAGCGTTTCGTTGCGCTGCAATCGCGCTACCCCGACTCGCAGGCCGCGACCCATCAGCTGAAAGACCAGCGCCGCGCCGTCCTCGACAAAGCCGTGCTGCCCGGCCTGGACGCACTCGAGCACATGAGTTTCAGCGACTTCAAAGCGCTGCAAGGCAAGGACACCCAGGTCCTTGCCCAAGCCTATCAAGCATCGATGACGGCGCGCGAGAACGCCGTCATGGACGGCCAGCGCGCCCGCTACGCCGACGCGCAGACGCGCTTCAAAACCATGATCGCCGCGCTGGCCGCCACGTCCCTCGTGGCGCTCGCGATCGGCATCTTTGCGCGGGCGATGCTGATCGGCGTCGTCGTGCGCCCGGTGGCGCAGGTCATGAGCCATTTGCGGCGCATCGCATCGGGTGATTTGTGCGGCGAGGTCCGGATCGAGCATCGCAATGAGCTGGGCGCGCTGCTCGCCGACGTGAAGACGATGCAGGACGCGCTCGTCGACACCGTGCGCAGCGTGCGGACCAGCACCGAGTCGATCAGCGGCGGCGCCCAGGAGATCGCGTCGGGCAGCGCCGACTTGTCGCGCCGCACCGAGCAGCAGGCGGCCTCGCTCGAACGCACGGCGGCGAGCATGGAACAGTTGACGTCGACCGTAAAGCGCAACGCCGATAACGCCGACAAGGCGAGCAAGCAGGCATTGCACGCATCGGACACGGCCGCCGCCGGCGGGCAGGTCGTGAGCGACGTCGTGCGGACCATGCAGGGCATTTCCATTCACTCGAGCAAGATCGCCGAAATCGTGGGCCTGATCGACAGCATCGCGTTTCAAACCAACATCCTGGCGCTGAACGCCGCCGTGGAAGCGGCGCGCGCCGGCGAGCTGGGGCGCGGGTTTGCGGTCGTGGCGAGCGAAGTGCGCAGCCTCGCTCAGCGCAGCGCGCACGCCGCGAAGGAAATCAAGCAGTTGATCGACGACACGGTCGGCAAAATCGCCGAAGGCTCGGCGCTCGCCGATCGCGCGGGCCACACGATGACCGACATCGTGGTCTCCGTGAGAAGCGTCAGCGAGCTGATGACGGAAATCTTCGCTGCGGTCCGCGAGCAAAGTCAGGGCATCGAAGAGGTCAATCTCGCCGTCATGCAGATGGACACGACCACGCAGCAAAACGCGGCGCTCGTCGAAGAGGCGACGGCGGCGGCGAAGTCGCTCGAAGAACAGGCGGTGGCGCTAAGCCATGCGGTCGCGGTGTTCAAGCTGGATTCGGGTCACGCTTTGACCGAAACGCTCCCGCCGCTGCTTCCGCGTCCTGCGTGA
- a CDS encoding TetR/AcrR family transcriptional regulator encodes MTTSTETSSTPSARERLLDAAEALIYAGGIHATGVDAIVRESGTARKSFYTHFESKDALVAAALERRDERWMNWFIEGTRNSGGTPRAQLLGMFDVLRKWFASEDFHGCAFLNASGEIADAEDPIRVVARGHKARLLSFIRELFDEFAAASGHDSRHAAKLSRQWLILIDGAIGVALVSGEPDAARDARAAAERLIGDEPESSRSPSRRAPSR; translated from the coding sequence ATGACGACATCGACTGAAACCTCCTCAACACCCAGCGCTCGAGAGCGCTTGCTCGACGCCGCCGAAGCGCTGATCTACGCGGGCGGCATCCACGCGACCGGCGTGGACGCGATCGTTCGCGAATCGGGCACGGCGCGCAAGAGCTTCTACACGCACTTCGAATCGAAGGATGCGCTGGTGGCCGCCGCGCTCGAAAGGCGCGACGAGCGCTGGATGAACTGGTTCATCGAGGGCACGCGAAACAGCGGAGGCACGCCGCGCGCCCAACTGCTGGGCATGTTCGATGTGCTGCGCAAGTGGTTTGCCTCGGAGGATTTCCACGGTTGCGCGTTTCTCAATGCGTCCGGCGAGATTGCGGATGCGGAAGATCCGATCCGCGTCGTCGCGCGCGGGCACAAGGCGCGCCTCTTGAGTTTCATTCGCGAACTGTTCGACGAATTCGCCGCTGCGAGCGGTCATGACAGCCGTCACGCGGCGAAGCTCTCGCGCCAATGGCTGATTCTGATCGACGGCGCGATCGGCGTGGCGCTCGTGAGCGGCGAGCCCGACGCCGCACGCGATGCGCGCGCCGCGGCCGAGCGGCTGATCGGCGACGAACCCGAATCCTCGCGCTCGCCGTCGCGGCGCGCGCCTTCACGTTGA
- a CDS encoding FadR/GntR family transcriptional regulator produces MDYRHLQNRKSMHGRIVQELGIEIVKGTLAPGERLPAEPVLCEKYGVSRPVVREATRVLVAKGLVTSKPRVGSIVRPREHWHLLDPDVLYWTLASIPESDFFHSLLTVRRIIEPAAAALAATEASDEDLARIRVAYERMAGADSADGLLEPDLEFHRAITAATHNDMLAYIGNMMSLALSESIKLTSRHPDTHALSLPRHKAILTAIQNRDPLGARQASLVQLENALVDADSILEVGSRSVR; encoded by the coding sequence ATGGACTATCGACACCTTCAGAACCGCAAGAGCATGCACGGACGCATCGTGCAGGAACTCGGCATCGAAATCGTCAAGGGCACGCTGGCGCCCGGCGAGCGCCTGCCGGCCGAGCCCGTGCTATGCGAGAAATACGGCGTGAGCCGTCCCGTCGTGCGGGAGGCGACGCGCGTGCTGGTCGCCAAGGGGCTCGTGACATCGAAGCCGCGCGTGGGCAGCATCGTGCGTCCGCGCGAGCACTGGCACCTGCTCGATCCCGATGTCCTCTACTGGACGCTCGCCAGCATTCCCGAGAGCGACTTCTTCCACTCGTTGCTGACCGTGCGCCGGATCATCGAACCGGCCGCAGCCGCGCTCGCCGCCACCGAAGCCTCCGACGAGGACCTCGCGCGCATCCGTGTCGCCTACGAGCGCATGGCGGGCGCGGATAGCGCCGACGGGCTGCTCGAGCCCGACCTCGAATTTCATCGCGCGATCACGGCCGCGACGCACAACGACATGCTCGCGTACATCGGCAACATGATGTCGCTCGCGTTGTCGGAGTCGATCAAGCTGACGAGCCGCCATCCGGATACCCACGCACTTTCCCTGCCGCGTCACAAGGCGATTCTCACGGCGATCCAGAATCGCGACCCGCTCGGCGCGCGGCAGGCGAGCCTCGTGCAGCTAGAGAACGCGCTGGTCGACGCCGATTCGATCCTCGAAGTCGGCAGCCGCAGCGTGCGTTGA
- a CDS encoding YceI family protein, with translation MTPLAIHKTATRWAMLLGTAATVALFSGCTPLQVVTHSVSANEARVPLGHYELDAHHWSVVFDVDHLKYSRFVMRFDRVNAALDWNAGGLDASAVTASIDAASVDTNVPLLDKFVKGPDMFDVERYPQIRFVSTHFQRTGETTGTLSGDLTIRGTTRPVTLDVTFNGFAPDPLTKEDKLGFSAEGHFSRSQFGLGTWYPAVGDDVHVRIQAEFAKPKAGS, from the coding sequence ATGACGCCACTCGCAATTCACAAGACGGCCACGCGCTGGGCCATGTTGCTGGGAACAGCGGCCACCGTCGCGCTGTTCTCGGGGTGCACGCCGCTGCAGGTGGTCACGCATTCGGTCAGCGCGAATGAAGCGCGCGTGCCGCTTGGGCACTACGAACTCGACGCGCACCATTGGAGCGTCGTCTTCGATGTCGACCACCTGAAGTATTCGCGCTTCGTGATGCGCTTCGATCGCGTCAATGCCGCGCTCGATTGGAACGCAGGCGGTCTCGATGCGAGTGCGGTGACGGCGTCGATCGACGCGGCGAGCGTCGATACCAATGTGCCGCTTCTCGACAAATTCGTGAAAGGCCCCGACATGTTCGATGTCGAGCGCTATCCGCAGATCCGCTTCGTCAGCACGCACTTTCAGCGCACCGGCGAGACCACCGGGACACTGTCAGGAGACCTGACGATTCGCGGCACGACACGCCCCGTGACGCTCGACGTGACGTTCAACGGCTTCGCACCCGATCCGCTGACCAAGGAGGACAAGCTCGGTTTCTCGGCCGAGGGGCATTTCAGCCGCTCGCAATTCGGTCTGGGGACGTGGTATCCGGCCGTGGGCGACGACGTTCACGTCCGCATCCAGGCCGAGTTCGCAAAGCCGAAGGCGGGAAGTTAA